In a genomic window of Streptomyces pristinaespiralis:
- a CDS encoding MBL fold metallo-hydrolase: MPSSTTVPARAPAPPGRATEVAPGVHAYLQPPGGWCLNNAGIIVSGGESALVDTAATDSRARHLRTTALALNGASAPRTVVNTHFHGDHAFGNHLFPEALVIGHERTRSEMIAAGLHLTGLWPDVDWGDIELAPPTLTFTDRLTLHVGSVRAELEHIGPAHTSNDTVVWLPEQKVLFTGDLVMNGVTPFCLMGSITGSLAAMERLRAFGATTIVPGHGPLAGPEVFEQTEGYLRLVLQLARDGHRAGRTPVEAARDADLGPYGTLLDSERLVPNLHRAYAELDGTPATDPLPMPVMQTALGEMIEYHGRLPCCLA, translated from the coding sequence GTGCCGTCCAGCACCACCGTCCCTGCCCGAGCCCCCGCGCCCCCCGGCCGGGCGACGGAGGTCGCCCCGGGCGTCCACGCCTACCTCCAGCCGCCCGGCGGCTGGTGCCTGAACAACGCGGGCATCATCGTCTCCGGCGGCGAGAGCGCCCTCGTCGACACCGCCGCGACCGACTCCCGCGCCCGGCACCTGCGCACCACCGCCCTCGCCCTGAACGGGGCGAGCGCCCCCCGCACGGTCGTCAACACCCACTTCCACGGCGACCACGCCTTCGGCAACCACCTGTTCCCCGAGGCGCTCGTCATCGGCCACGAACGCACCCGCAGCGAGATGATCGCCGCCGGCCTGCACCTGACCGGCCTGTGGCCCGACGTCGACTGGGGCGACATCGAACTCGCCCCGCCCACCCTCACCTTCACCGACCGCCTCACCCTGCACGTCGGATCGGTGCGCGCCGAGCTGGAGCACATCGGCCCCGCGCACACCTCCAACGACACCGTCGTGTGGCTGCCCGAACAGAAGGTCCTGTTCACCGGCGACCTGGTCATGAACGGGGTGACACCGTTCTGCCTGATGGGCTCGATCACCGGCTCCCTGGCGGCCATGGAACGGCTGCGGGCCTTCGGCGCCACCACGATCGTCCCCGGCCACGGCCCCCTCGCCGGGCCCGAGGTGTTCGAGCAGACCGAGGGCTATCTGCGGCTGGTCCTCCAACTGGCCCGCGACGGCCACCGCGCGGGCCGCACCCCGGTCGAGGCCGCCCGCGACGCCGACCTCGGCCCCTACGGCACGCTCCTGGACAGCGAACGCCTGGTGCCCAACCTGCACCGCGCCTACGCCGAACTGGACGGCACCCCGGCAACCGACCCGCTGCCCATGCCCGTCATGCAGACGGCGCTCGGCGAGATGATCGAATACCACGGCCGGCTGCCCTGCTGCCTGGCCTGA
- a CDS encoding nuclear transport factor 2 family protein, whose protein sequence is MTPTVATAPSTDLDISALYAQVQQFYAGQVRHLDTMRAEEFAASFTGDGVFDHRPGADPLVGRTAIAAAIREYQNTRHAADPVQRRHWFNMLQVFPQDDGTLRTEYYAVVLQTRPGVSEPMVGPSCFVTDVLAYEDGELRTKFRKVSPDYVV, encoded by the coding sequence GTGACCCCGACCGTGGCGACCGCCCCGTCCACCGACCTCGACATCAGTGCCCTGTACGCACAGGTGCAGCAGTTCTACGCCGGCCAGGTGCGCCACCTGGACACCATGCGGGCCGAGGAGTTCGCCGCGTCGTTCACCGGTGACGGTGTCTTCGACCACCGTCCGGGCGCCGACCCGCTGGTGGGGCGTACCGCGATCGCCGCGGCGATCCGGGAGTACCAGAACACCCGGCACGCCGCCGACCCGGTGCAGCGCCGTCACTGGTTCAACATGCTGCAGGTCTTCCCCCAGGACGACGGCACGCTGCGCACCGAGTACTACGCGGTGGTGCTGCAGACGCGGCCCGGCGTCTCGGAGCCGATGGTCGGGCCGAGCTGCTTCGTCACCGATGTCCTGGCCTACGAGGACGGTGAGCTGCGCACCAAGTTCCGCAAGGTCAGCCCGGACTACGTGGTCTGA
- a CDS encoding glycosyltransferase encodes MRILFAAAPGYGLMLPLVPLVWAARAAGHEILVATTAYMTKVGAESGLPIANVFPRRDVGADLMLAAAGKAPGPGSADFEDPDLPTGYWELAGRLKPFELFTLASTGGTITAGRDFGAELIVYTSDHQAGRMAAVALGIPALEVGNRVSWSMRDPEVTGTSGHNDRSGIVADDSPVVAALRAELGIGDREPELIARIDPRAPSMGGLAHDEPDVRDGTPWWPMRYVPFNGGVELPAWALVRPERPRICLTLGTVTPLLSDGGALASLLQGLGELDVEVILADHSTDLSKLGELPGNVRVAGFLPLSTFLSTCSLVVHHGGSGTMATALHYAVPQLVLPGGSDNPLVARRVVDRKVGLMLDPAEADGPRLRALVQQLLTEPAFAGAAAEVSAEMAAQPSPAQVLDRAVRSVTAQSMTS; translated from the coding sequence GTGAGGATCCTTTTCGCCGCGGCGCCCGGTTACGGGCTGATGCTGCCGCTGGTGCCGCTGGTGTGGGCGGCGCGGGCCGCCGGGCACGAGATCCTGGTGGCCACCACCGCCTACATGACGAAGGTCGGCGCCGAGTCGGGCCTGCCGATCGCGAACGTGTTCCCGCGGCGCGACGTGGGCGCGGACCTGATGCTCGCCGCCGCCGGCAAGGCCCCCGGGCCCGGCTCCGCCGATTTCGAGGACCCGGACCTGCCCACGGGCTACTGGGAACTGGCCGGGCGGCTCAAGCCGTTCGAGCTGTTCACGCTCGCCTCCACCGGCGGCACGATCACCGCGGGCCGCGACTTCGGCGCCGAGCTGATCGTCTACACCTCCGACCACCAGGCCGGCCGGATGGCGGCGGTGGCGCTGGGGATCCCGGCGCTGGAGGTCGGCAACCGGGTCTCGTGGTCGATGCGTGATCCGGAGGTGACCGGCACCTCCGGTCACAACGACCGCAGCGGCATCGTCGCCGACGACTCCCCCGTGGTGGCCGCGCTGCGCGCCGAGCTCGGCATCGGCGACCGTGAGCCGGAGCTGATCGCCCGGATCGACCCGCGGGCGCCGAGCATGGGCGGTCTGGCGCACGACGAGCCGGACGTCCGCGACGGCACCCCGTGGTGGCCGATGCGCTACGTGCCCTTCAACGGCGGTGTGGAGCTGCCCGCGTGGGCGCTGGTGCGGCCCGAGCGGCCGCGGATCTGTCTGACGCTGGGCACGGTCACGCCGCTCCTGTCGGACGGCGGCGCGCTGGCGTCGCTGCTGCAGGGGCTGGGCGAGCTGGACGTCGAGGTGATCCTCGCCGACCACTCGACGGACCTGTCCAAGCTCGGGGAGCTGCCGGGCAATGTGCGGGTGGCGGGCTTCCTGCCGCTGTCGACGTTCCTGTCCACCTGCTCGCTGGTGGTGCACCACGGCGGCTCGGGCACGATGGCGACCGCGCTGCACTACGCGGTGCCGCAGCTGGTCCTGCCCGGCGGTTCCGACAATCCGCTGGTGGCGCGCCGGGTGGTGGACCGCAAGGTCGGTCTGATGCTCGATCCGGCGGAGGCGGACGGGCCGCGGCTGCGGGCCCTGGTCCAGCAGCTGCTCACCGAACCGGCGTTCGCCGGCGCGGCGGCCGAGGTGAGCGCGGAGATGGCCGCCCAGCCCAGCCCCGCGCAGGTACTGGACCGTGCCGTGCGGTCCGTGACCGCGCAATCCATGACGTCTTGA
- a CDS encoding ketosynthase chain-length factor yields MTVVFTGLGVMAPNGQSTEEFWTATLEQRSGIGPLERFDARGYPSRLAGQIRDFKAAQALPGRLLPQTDRVTRLALVAAQAAIEDSGIDLESVPDLDMGVISSNAHGGFEFTHREIQKLWTKGPESVSVYESFAWFCAANTGQISIRHGMRGSGSVLVADQSGGLDALALARRTIRRGTPLTIAGGVESSYDPWGWVSHLATGRISEADDPQRAFLPFDTAASGYVPGEGGAYLILQDAQAAREREGACVYGELAGHAATFDPRPGSGRPPALAAAIRGALKDARITPEEVDVVFADASGVPELDRVEAEALAAVFGPCGVPVSAPKALTGRLYAGGAPLDVVAALLSLRDQIIPATAHVTDVPDEYRLDLVTGRPRRAELHTALVVARGNGGYNSAMVVRS; encoded by the coding sequence ATGACAGTGGTGTTCACCGGGCTCGGCGTCATGGCCCCCAACGGGCAGTCCACCGAGGAGTTCTGGACCGCGACGCTGGAGCAGCGCAGCGGTATCGGCCCGCTCGAGCGGTTCGACGCCCGCGGCTACCCGTCCCGGCTCGCCGGCCAGATCCGCGACTTCAAGGCCGCGCAGGCGCTGCCGGGCCGGCTGCTGCCGCAGACCGACCGGGTGACCCGGCTGGCGCTGGTGGCGGCACAGGCGGCGATCGAGGACTCGGGTATCGACCTCGAGTCCGTGCCGGACCTGGACATGGGGGTGATCTCCTCCAACGCCCACGGCGGTTTCGAGTTCACCCACCGTGAGATCCAGAAGCTGTGGACCAAGGGGCCGGAGAGCGTCAGCGTCTACGAGTCGTTCGCCTGGTTCTGCGCGGCGAACACCGGCCAGATCTCGATCCGGCACGGGATGCGCGGCTCCGGCAGTGTGCTGGTGGCCGACCAGTCGGGCGGTCTCGACGCGCTCGCGCTGGCGCGGCGCACCATCCGCCGCGGCACGCCGCTGACGATCGCGGGCGGGGTGGAGTCCTCCTACGACCCGTGGGGCTGGGTGTCGCACCTGGCCACCGGGCGGATCAGCGAGGCCGACGACCCGCAGCGCGCGTTCCTGCCCTTCGACACGGCGGCGAGCGGTTACGTGCCGGGCGAGGGCGGCGCGTACCTGATCCTTCAGGACGCGCAGGCGGCCCGGGAGCGTGAGGGCGCGTGCGTCTACGGCGAACTCGCCGGTCATGCGGCCACGTTCGACCCGCGGCCGGGTTCCGGCAGGCCGCCGGCGCTGGCCGCCGCGATCCGCGGGGCCCTGAAGGACGCGCGGATCACGCCCGAAGAGGTGGACGTGGTGTTCGCGGACGCGAGCGGTGTGCCGGAGCTGGACCGGGTCGAGGCCGAGGCGCTCGCCGCCGTGTTCGGGCCGTGCGGGGTGCCGGTGAGCGCGCCCAAGGCGCTGACGGGCCGGCTGTACGCGGGCGGGGCGCCGTTGGACGTCGTCGCCGCGCTGCTGTCGCTGCGTGACCAGATCATCCCGGCCACCGCGCACGTCACCGACGTGCCGGACGAGTACCGGCTGGACCTGGTGACGGGCCGGCCGCGGCGGGCCGAGCTGCACACGGCGCTGGTCGTCGCCCGCGGCAACGGCGGCTACAACTCGGCGATGGTGGTGCGCTCGTGA
- a CDS encoding beta-ketoacyl-[acyl-carrier-protein] synthase family protein: MSGRRRTVITGIGVLAPGGDGTEAFWDLMTSGRTATRRIAAFDPSEFRSQVAGEVDFDAAAHGLSHRETRRLDRASQFALVTAREALADSGLDLDAADPARTGVSVGTAIGAATSLEREYLVLSDTGRNWLVDHAYASPHLFDYFTPATIATEVGWDMRAEGPVNTVSTGCTSGIDAVGNAHQLISEGSADVVFAGATEAAITPLAVACFDAIKATTPRNDDAATAARPFDATRNGFVIAEGAAMFVLEELEHARRRGAKIYGEIAGYANRCNGYHMTGLSPKGREMAEAIGAAMDEGRVERDGLDYINAHGSGTRQNDLHETGAFKRALGEHAYTTPVSSIKSMIGHSLGAIGSIEIAACALAIEHGVIPPTANLHEKDPECDLDYVPVTAREARVDTALTVGSGFGGFQSAMVVRRLQGATR; this comes from the coding sequence ATGAGCGGGCGGCGCCGGACGGTCATCACGGGCATCGGGGTCCTGGCCCCCGGCGGCGACGGTACGGAGGCGTTCTGGGACCTGATGACGTCGGGCCGTACCGCGACCCGCCGCATCGCCGCCTTCGACCCGTCCGAGTTCCGCTCCCAGGTCGCCGGCGAGGTCGACTTCGACGCGGCGGCGCACGGGCTGAGCCACCGTGAGACCCGCCGTCTCGACCGTGCCTCGCAGTTCGCGCTGGTGACCGCGCGTGAAGCGCTCGCCGACAGCGGCCTGGACCTCGATGCGGCCGACCCGGCGCGGACCGGGGTGAGCGTCGGTACGGCGATCGGCGCGGCCACCAGCCTGGAGCGGGAGTACCTGGTGCTCTCCGACACCGGCAGGAACTGGCTGGTCGACCACGCGTACGCGTCCCCTCATCTGTTCGACTACTTCACGCCGGCGACGATCGCCACCGAGGTCGGCTGGGACATGCGCGCGGAAGGGCCGGTCAACACCGTCTCCACGGGCTGCACGTCGGGCATCGACGCGGTGGGCAACGCCCATCAGCTGATCAGCGAGGGCAGCGCGGACGTCGTGTTCGCGGGGGCGACGGAGGCGGCGATCACGCCGCTGGCGGTCGCCTGCTTCGACGCGATCAAGGCGACGACGCCCCGTAACGACGATGCGGCCACCGCGGCACGCCCGTTCGACGCGACCCGTAACGGGTTCGTCATCGCCGAGGGGGCGGCCATGTTCGTCCTCGAGGAGCTGGAGCACGCCCGGCGGCGCGGGGCGAAGATCTACGGCGAGATCGCCGGGTACGCCAACCGCTGCAACGGCTACCACATGACGGGTCTGAGCCCCAAGGGCCGGGAGATGGCCGAGGCGATCGGCGCGGCGATGGACGAGGGCCGCGTCGAGCGCGACGGCCTGGACTACATCAACGCGCACGGCTCGGGCACCCGGCAGAACGACCTGCACGAGACGGGCGCCTTCAAGCGGGCGCTGGGCGAGCACGCGTACACGACGCCGGTCAGCTCGATCAAGTCGATGATCGGGCACTCGCTCGGCGCGATCGGTTCGATCGAGATCGCGGCCTGTGCGCTGGCGATCGAGCACGGTGTCATCCCGCCGACGGCCAATCTGCACGAGAAGGACCCCGAGTGCGACCTCGACTACGTGCCGGTGACGGCGCGTGAGGCCAGGGTCGACACGGCGCTGACCGTCGGCAGCGGCTTCGGCGGGTTCCAGAGCGCGATGGTTGTCCGCAGGCTGCAAGGAGCGACGCGATGA
- a CDS encoding acyl carrier protein — MTIDDLRRILVECAGEDETGSLDGDILDTPFADLGYDSLALMETAGRIKQEFGVVIADEDIATVETPRVLLDTVAELSRSVAAA; from the coding sequence ATGACCATCGATGATCTCCGCAGGATCCTCGTCGAGTGCGCCGGTGAGGACGAGACCGGGAGCCTGGACGGGGACATCCTGGACACCCCGTTCGCCGACCTCGGTTACGACTCGCTGGCGCTGATGGAGACCGCGGGCCGGATCAAGCAGGAGTTCGGTGTGGTGATCGCCGACGAGGACATCGCGACCGTGGAGACTCCGCGGGTGCTGCTCGACACCGTGGCGGAGCTTTCGCGTTCCGTCGCCGCCGCATGA
- a CDS encoding ketoacyl-ACP synthase III family protein produces the protein MRWDDVYLRACATRLPAVMPAEEAVARGLVDAVSVRRMQSTGVTVGEQSPPDMAVAAARTALGRSGVVPDDIALLLHASLYHQGYDMWAPASYVQRLGVGNRCPAMEVRQTSNGGMAALELAAAHLTATGAPAAMITTADRFCAPGIDRWRTDPGTVLADGATATVVARGRGFARLVSLVLVSEPGLEEMHRGEDPPGDAPLAVRCPVDFEATTRVYLRTAEGQRSVARMANAQTETIERALEEAKAQQADIDWFVLPHLGRRRLDVNFFRRYGIDPERTLWSWSRGIGHLGAGDQFAGLTHLVESGRARAGARALLLGVGGGFTWSAAVVEFTDVPAWPASAAAQADL, from the coding sequence CCTGCGCCACCCGGCTGCCGGCGGTGATGCCCGCCGAGGAGGCGGTCGCCCGTGGCCTGGTCGACGCGGTGTCCGTGCGGCGTATGCAGAGCACGGGTGTGACGGTGGGCGAGCAGAGCCCGCCGGACATGGCGGTCGCCGCGGCCCGTACGGCTCTGGGGCGTTCGGGTGTGGTGCCCGACGACATCGCGCTGCTGCTGCACGCGTCGCTCTACCACCAGGGCTACGACATGTGGGCGCCGGCGTCGTACGTCCAGCGGCTGGGGGTGGGCAACCGCTGCCCGGCGATGGAGGTGCGTCAGACGTCGAACGGCGGTATGGCCGCACTCGAGCTGGCGGCCGCGCATCTGACGGCCACCGGGGCGCCCGCGGCGATGATCACCACGGCGGACCGGTTCTGCGCGCCGGGCATCGACCGCTGGCGCACCGATCCGGGCACGGTCCTGGCGGACGGGGCGACGGCGACGGTCGTGGCCCGCGGGCGGGGTTTCGCGCGTCTGGTGTCGCTGGTGCTGGTGTCGGAGCCGGGGCTCGAGGAGATGCATCGGGGCGAGGACCCGCCGGGTGACGCGCCGCTGGCGGTGCGCTGCCCCGTCGACTTCGAGGCGACGACCCGGGTGTACCTGCGCACCGCGGAGGGGCAGCGGTCGGTCGCGCGGATGGCGAACGCGCAGACGGAGACGATCGAGCGGGCCCTGGAGGAGGCCAAGGCGCAGCAGGCGGACATCGACTGGTTCGTGCTGCCGCACCTGGGCCGGCGCCGTCTGGATGTGAACTTCTTCCGCCGTTACGGCATCGACCCCGAGCGGACGCTGTGGTCCTGGAGCCGCGGGATCGGGCATCTGGGGGCCGGTGACCAGTTCGCGGGTCTGACGCATCTGGTGGAGAGCGGGCGGGCGCGGGCGGGGGCGCGGGCGCTGCTGCTGGGTGTGGGCGGTGGCTTCACCTGGTCGGCGGCGGTCGTGGAGTTCACCGACGTGCCCGCCTGGCCGGCGTCCGCCGCCGCTCAAGCAGACCTGTAG